Genomic DNA from Immundisolibacter sp.:
CCACGCACTCGCCGACCAGCGCGGGTTCGGCCATCAGGCAGGCGCCGAAGCGGCCAGACTGCACCCGATCCGACGGGCAGCCGACATTCAGGTTGATCTCGTCGTAACCGAAATCGGCGCCGATGTGCGCCGCCTGCGCCAGCTGCGCCGGATCGCTGCCACCCAGTTGCAGCGCCAGCGGGTGCTCGGCCTGGCTGTAGCCGATGAGGTAATCCGCATCGCCGCGCAGCAGGGCCTGCGCCGTCACCATTTCGGTGTACAGCAGCGCATGGCGCGAAATCAGGCGCAGCAGATACCGCGCGTGGCGGTCGGTGCAGTCCATCATCGGCGCCACCGACAGGCGGCGCGACAGCGGGGCGGGGCAGGCGGGTGGCAAGCGTGTCTCCGGTGCGGCGGGGTCGGCATTGTGCCAGCAGCGCCGGCGGGGGCGCGTTGCTTGACACTGCCGGTTGGCGCGTGTTCCATCGTTCGCGCGCCGGGCCGGTTCGTGGCCGGTCGGCGACAGCACCATCAGTCATCCAGAGCAGGAGTCCGACATGTCCGATCCGCAGGTTGCCCAGAAGAGTCCTTACGTCGAACAGACCGAGCCCGGCACCTACTGGTGGTGCGCCTGCGGCAAGTCGGGCGATCAGCCGTTCTGCGACGGCGCGCACAAGGGCACCGCCTTCACGCCCCTGCAGCACGAGGTGACGGAAACCGGCACCCTGGCCTGGTGCGGCTGCAAGCATACGAAGACGCCGCCGTT
This window encodes:
- a CDS encoding CDGSH iron-sulfur domain-containing protein produces the protein MSDPQVAQKSPYVEQTEPGTYWWCACGKSGDQPFCDGAHKGTAFTPLQHEVTETGTLAWCGCKHTKTPPFCDGSHRAL